A genomic segment from Desulfurispirillum indicum S5 encodes:
- the cobK gene encoding precorrin-6A reductase codes for MILVLGGTSTTHQIVAELGNQPLIISVATDYGQREFSARYPGRVLHTRFSAESLAHFITGQDIARIIDTTHPHAREISAIARTVAAQQSIPYEDRIRPVAELAAQPGIITCQSAAEAATYLLGSPHQRILFTTGSNTIPHFAPLATRGYARVLPFEDSIAKCVAAGFERSRIIALQGPFSTDFNLALCREYRIDCLVTKNSGAGSGFDEKREACLELGIEMVVVG; via the coding sequence ATGATCCTCGTGCTGGGTGGAACCTCCACCACCCACCAGATCGTGGCGGAGCTGGGAAACCAGCCCCTGATCATCAGCGTTGCCACCGATTACGGCCAGCGCGAATTCAGCGCACGCTATCCCGGCCGCGTCCTGCATACCCGCTTCAGCGCCGAAAGCCTGGCCCACTTCATCACCGGGCAGGACATCGCCCGCATTATTGACACCACCCACCCCCACGCCCGGGAAATCAGCGCCATCGCTCGCACCGTGGCCGCACAGCAGTCCATCCCCTACGAAGACCGCATACGCCCCGTGGCCGAACTGGCGGCTCAACCGGGAATCATCACCTGCCAAAGCGCTGCAGAAGCCGCCACCTACCTGCTGGGCTCCCCCCATCAGCGCATCCTCTTCACCACCGGCAGCAACACTATTCCACACTTTGCCCCCCTGGCAACACGCGGCTACGCCCGCGTCCTGCCCTTTGAGGACTCCATCGCCAAATGCGTCGCCGCCGGCTTTGAACGCTCCCGCATCATCGCCCTGCAGGGGCCGTTCTCCACTGACTTTAACCTGGCCCTGTGCCGGGAATACCGCATCGACTGCCTGGTCACCAAAAACAGTGGGGCAGGCAGTGGATTTGACGAGAAGCGGGAAGCGTGCCTGGAGCTGGGAATTGAAATGGTGGTGGTGGGGTAA
- a CDS encoding cobyric acid synthase, whose translation MFQGTGSGVGKSLITAGFCRLLRQRGLRVAPFKSQNMALNAGVTAHGLEMGRAQILQAEAAGIAPDVRMNPILLKPQGQSCSQLVRMGKVAGTCSAREYYTLSRENLAIATAAYDSLCTEYDIIVLEGAGSPAEINLQGTDIVNMRMARHAGARVFVVGDIDRGGVFAWLKGTYDLVPADARPLIHGFLINKFRGDVSLLQPGIEMFADLVPVPVHGVLPWLRLSLEEEDSQDLASDRGKAGATVHVGVVRLPHISNFSDFAPLKAMEEVRLSYLEQPSQLAECDLVIVPGSKHSLHDLEFLRRSGFAAALQEYVGTVPIMGICGGLQMLGQHLEDPQGVEGLAGGAAGLGLLPLTTVMAREKTLRRGSWAGAGRWQGQALSGYEMHVGQSRIHSDVEQLCTDDLCLWDGSRRVFGTYLHGIFENAANLRLLAGLLRLPLPIVDYQSEKERQLDLLAHTIAEHCDIDAMLEGLL comes from the coding sequence ATGTTCCAGGGCACCGGCTCCGGTGTGGGCAAGAGCCTGATCACTGCCGGTTTCTGCCGTCTGCTGCGGCAGCGGGGGCTGCGGGTGGCACCCTTTAAGTCCCAGAATATGGCCCTGAATGCCGGAGTGACGGCCCATGGGCTGGAGATGGGGCGCGCCCAGATTCTGCAGGCGGAGGCGGCGGGCATTGCGCCCGATGTGCGTATGAACCCGATCCTCCTGAAGCCCCAGGGGCAGTCCTGCTCCCAGCTGGTGCGCATGGGAAAGGTGGCGGGAACCTGCAGCGCACGCGAATACTACACCCTCTCCCGTGAGAATCTGGCCATTGCCACGGCGGCCTATGATTCCCTCTGCACCGAGTACGACATTATCGTCCTGGAGGGGGCGGGCAGTCCGGCGGAGATCAACCTGCAGGGCACGGATATTGTCAATATGCGCATGGCGCGTCACGCCGGGGCGCGGGTGTTTGTGGTGGGGGATATCGACCGGGGCGGCGTCTTTGCCTGGCTCAAGGGCACCTACGACCTGGTTCCCGCCGATGCCCGTCCCCTCATCCACGGTTTTCTCATCAACAAGTTCCGGGGCGATGTCAGCCTGCTGCAGCCGGGTATAGAGATGTTCGCCGACCTGGTGCCGGTGCCGGTTCACGGGGTTCTCCCCTGGCTGCGCCTGAGCCTGGAGGAGGAGGACTCCCAGGATCTGGCTTCGGACCGGGGGAAGGCAGGTGCCACAGTGCATGTTGGCGTGGTGCGTCTGCCCCACATCAGCAATTTCTCTGACTTTGCCCCCCTGAAGGCCATGGAGGAAGTGCGCCTGAGCTACCTGGAGCAGCCGTCGCAGCTGGCGGAGTGCGACCTCGTCATTGTGCCCGGCAGCAAACACAGCCTGCACGATCTGGAATTCCTGCGACGCTCCGGTTTTGCTGCCGCCCTGCAGGAGTATGTCGGCACGGTTCCCATCATGGGTATCTGCGGTGGACTGCAGATGCTGGGGCAGCACCTGGAAGACCCCCAGGGCGTGGAAGGGCTGGCGGGTGGAGCCGCCGGGCTGGGGCTGCTGCCCCTGACCACCGTCATGGCACGGGAGAAGACCCTGCGTCGGGGCAGCTGGGCGGGAGCGGGCCGCTGGCAGGGGCAGGCCCTCAGCGGCTACGAAATGCACGTGGGGCAGTCCCGCATCCACAGCGATGTGGAGCAGCTCTGCACCGATGACCTGTGCCTGTGGGATGGCTCCCGGCGCGTCTTCGGCACCTACCTGCACGGGATCTTTGAAAACGCCGCCAATCTGCGCCTGCTGGCCGGTCTGCTGCGTCTGCCCCTGCCCATCGTGGACTATCAGAGCGAAAAGGAACGCCAGCTGGACCTGCTGGCCCATACCATCGCAGAGCACTGCGACATCGACGCCATGCTGGAGGGGCTGCTGTGA
- a CDS encoding cobalamin biosynthesis protein translates to MAPAPEVAVIAVTEAGARLAQRIATELGAELHLPRPLAADFHAVPYDSLGDQFARLMDGTRRAIVAVMAQGIVTRMIAPHLRSKYTDPAVVTCDEVGRFAISTASGHEGGANLLAHAVASVTGATPVITTATEANRRHVLGIGCRRGTPQETILHAITTGCQQAGITPDQLRLLASAWVKKDEAGLLAAASSLGLYLRFLPQSAYQNPLFHFIAHDGPMRHLGIPGVAEPSALLAAANPRLLLPRTVIDSVTIAIVQEEFDHV, encoded by the coding sequence ATGGCACCCGCCCCTGAAGTGGCCGTCATCGCCGTGACCGAAGCAGGAGCACGGCTGGCGCAGCGGATTGCCACCGAGCTTGGCGCTGAGCTGCACCTGCCCCGTCCGCTGGCCGCAGACTTTCACGCCGTACCCTATGACAGTCTCGGCGACCAGTTTGCGCGGCTCATGGACGGCACCCGGCGTGCTATCGTGGCCGTCATGGCCCAGGGCATCGTCACCCGCATGATCGCCCCCCACCTGCGCTCCAAATACACGGACCCCGCCGTGGTCACCTGCGACGAGGTGGGACGCTTTGCCATCAGCACCGCTTCCGGCCACGAAGGGGGAGCCAATCTGCTGGCCCACGCCGTGGCATCCGTCACCGGCGCCACCCCCGTCATTACCACCGCCACCGAAGCCAACCGCCGCCATGTGCTGGGCATTGGCTGTCGCCGGGGCACCCCGCAGGAAACCATCCTCCATGCCATCACCACCGGCTGTCAGCAGGCGGGAATAACCCCGGACCAGCTGCGCCTGCTGGCCTCTGCCTGGGTGAAAAAGGACGAGGCCGGTCTGCTGGCCGCCGCCAGTTCCCTGGGGCTCTATTTGCGCTTTCTGCCCCAAAGCGCTTACCAGAATCCCTTGTTTCACTTTATTGCCCACGATGGGCCCATGCGCCATCTGGGCATCCCCGGTGTGGCCGAGCCCTCGGCCCTGCTGGCCGCCGCCAATCCACGGCTGCTGCTGCCCCGCACCGTCATTGATTCCGTTACCATCGCCATCGTCCAGGAGGAGTTCGACCATGTCTGA
- the cobI gene encoding precorrin-2 C(20)-methyltransferase translates to MTAKICGIGLGPGDPELVTIKAVRAMEQADMVVVPQSDITGRSIAADIVSRYIPAEKIHMYHFPMTGNKADLDTRYSALADEMARWAATGKRVCYVTIGDTPVYSTFNYLRDKLLAQGIATEMVPGVSAYSAAANSQSLPLCEKDGSFCVIEMPETLDELPALLERFSSVVLMKVHKRLPALCQFVRQADLAYASLFQRITLPEEQVYDLLTQTPPQDAGYLSTAILQRREFR, encoded by the coding sequence ATGACAGCAAAGATATGCGGTATCGGCCTGGGGCCAGGCGACCCGGAGCTGGTCACCATCAAGGCCGTGCGCGCCATGGAACAGGCCGACATGGTCGTGGTGCCACAGTCAGACATCACGGGACGCAGCATCGCCGCCGACATCGTTTCCCGCTACATTCCCGCCGAAAAAATTCACATGTACCACTTTCCCATGACCGGCAACAAAGCCGATCTCGATACCCGTTACAGCGCACTGGCAGACGAAATGGCCCGCTGGGCCGCAACCGGAAAGCGAGTCTGCTACGTTACCATAGGCGACACGCCCGTTTACAGCACTTTCAATTACCTGCGCGACAAACTGCTGGCCCAGGGAATCGCCACCGAGATGGTGCCCGGCGTCTCCGCCTACTCCGCCGCAGCCAACTCCCAGAGCCTCCCCCTGTGCGAAAAGGACGGCTCCTTCTGCGTCATCGAAATGCCCGAAACCCTGGACGAACTCCCCGCCCTGCTGGAACGCTTCAGTTCCGTCGTGCTGATGAAAGTCCACAAACGCCTGCCCGCCCTGTGCCAGTTTGTGCGACAGGCCGACCTGGCCTACGCCTCCCTGTTCCAGCGCATCACCCTGCCCGAAGAACAGGTGTACGACCTGCTGACCCAGACCCCGCCCCAGGACGCGGGGTATCTGTCGACAGCCATACTGCAGCGCCGGGAGTTTCGGTAG
- the cbiE gene encoding precorrin-6y C5,15-methyltransferase (decarboxylating) subunit CbiE, whose amino-acid sequence MNQPRITIISMGPGHPDLLTERARRALKEIDLAIGAPRLTQGLGIPTHEPVPLVSGTIEFIRNHPGQHVGVLVSGDAGFYSLSRAVVNAFGRESITVIPGISIVQAAFAAIAEPWQDARFFSAHGRQGLDVAAIMASQRFLLLCDTAHTPGALLERFPELRADFALWVMANLSLENEIIVPVTAEAPLPEESLSCLVGIRKTDNTD is encoded by the coding sequence GTGAATCAACCGCGTATAACCATCATCTCCATGGGCCCCGGCCATCCTGATCTGTTGACGGAGCGTGCCCGCCGCGCTCTGAAAGAGATTGACCTGGCCATTGGCGCACCGCGCCTGACCCAGGGGCTGGGGATTCCCACCCATGAGCCGGTGCCCCTGGTCAGTGGAACCATCGAATTCATCCGCAACCATCCGGGCCAGCACGTGGGCGTGCTGGTCAGTGGCGATGCCGGTTTCTATAGCCTCAGTCGCGCGGTGGTGAACGCTTTTGGCCGGGAGTCGATTACAGTCATCCCCGGCATCAGCATTGTGCAGGCCGCCTTTGCCGCCATTGCCGAACCCTGGCAGGATGCGCGCTTCTTTTCCGCCCACGGGCGACAGGGGCTGGATGTGGCCGCAATCATGGCCAGCCAGCGCTTTCTGCTGCTCTGCGATACGGCTCACACGCCAGGCGCGCTTCTGGAACGCTTTCCAGAGCTGCGGGCCGATTTCGCCCTGTGGGTGATGGCCAACCTCAGCCTGGAGAACGAAATCATCGTTCCGGTGACCGCCGAAGCGCCTCTGCCCGAGGAATCCCTCAGCTGCCTGGTGGGAATCAGGAAAACGGACAATACCGACTGA
- the cobM gene encoding precorrin-4 C(11)-methyltransferase, with protein MTTASTPHVYFIGAGPGDPELITLKGINAIKKCQTVIYAGSLVAPEILEHCLPGAHIHNSASMNLEEILAVMAAATSQGQSVARLHTGDPSIYGAIQEQMAELDKLGIAYNVIPGVTAVFAAAAALRTELTSPEQSQTLVISRIAGRTPVPQDEAVARLASHGGTFCFYLSVDRFGDIARQFLDQGWSPQTPVAMVYRASWPDELIRRGTITDMAAQITDSGVNKHAVVIIGKPLGAIGAYSKLYDREFSHGTRP; from the coding sequence ATGACGACTGCTTCCACTCCCCACGTTTACTTCATCGGTGCCGGTCCCGGCGATCCCGAGCTGATCACCCTCAAGGGGATCAATGCCATCAAGAAGTGTCAGACCGTCATTTACGCCGGCAGCCTGGTGGCGCCGGAAATCCTGGAGCACTGCCTTCCCGGCGCCCATATCCACAACTCCGCTTCCATGAACCTGGAGGAAATTCTCGCCGTCATGGCGGCGGCCACCAGCCAGGGGCAGAGCGTGGCACGGCTGCACACGGGCGACCCTTCCATCTACGGCGCCATTCAGGAGCAGATGGCCGAGCTGGATAAGCTGGGAATCGCCTACAACGTCATTCCCGGCGTCACGGCGGTATTTGCCGCCGCTGCTGCGCTGCGCACCGAACTGACATCGCCGGAGCAGTCCCAGACACTGGTCATCAGCCGCATTGCCGGTCGCACTCCGGTGCCGCAGGACGAAGCGGTGGCGCGGCTGGCTTCCCACGGCGGCACCTTCTGCTTCTACCTCTCGGTGGATCGCTTCGGCGACATCGCCCGCCAGTTTCTCGACCAGGGCTGGAGCCCCCAGACGCCCGTGGCCATGGTTTACCGCGCCAGCTGGCCCGATGAGCTGATCCGACGCGGAACCATCACCGACATGGCCGCACAGATAACCGACAGCGGCGTCAACAAACACGCCGTCGTCATCATCGGCAAGCCCCTGGGAGCCATTGGCGCCTATTCAAAGCTCTACGACCGGGAGTTCAGCCATGGCACCCGCCCCTGA
- a CDS encoding cobyrinate a,c-diamide synthase: MRGVLIAAERSGSGKTTIATGIARALSRRGLRVAPFKCGPDYIDSQHLARAAGSTVENLDAVMLTQRALEQVFARGCHGRDMALAEGVMGLFDGIEPRRFGGSSYDVAVQLGLPVVAGLNASSCSYTIAALLRGLQSLCQATPLVGVIVNQVASSNHERLVRSALELHTDIPLLGCVPRQSSPLAPSRHLGIATAPEMDENYYETCADLVEQHVDLDALSAIHLTTAPQWQPENTPHATRLCAVARDEAFSFYYQANLRELEERGFALRFFSPLAGETVPEADCIYVGGGYPELHAPRLSAQHDLHQWLRQHSAAGRPLLAECGGMMLLTKGIWDSQGHFHPMAGIFDASCRMTDRRQALGYVRVQEPAALAGLVGHEFHYSVLEDVQEPSAFTLEKVTNGKRSQDGFIRGRTVAGYVHFHFGSEPSLLDWLLAGG, encoded by the coding sequence ATGAGGGGCGTGCTGATTGCCGCCGAACGCAGCGGCTCCGGCAAAACCACCATCGCCACCGGCATCGCCCGCGCCCTGAGCCGCCGTGGCCTGCGGGTGGCGCCCTTCAAGTGCGGCCCCGACTATATTGACAGCCAGCACCTGGCCCGCGCCGCTGGCAGCACGGTGGAGAATCTGGATGCGGTCATGCTGACGCAACGTGCCCTGGAGCAGGTCTTCGCCCGTGGCTGCCATGGCCGGGACATGGCCCTGGCGGAAGGAGTGATGGGCCTCTTTGACGGCATTGAACCGCGCCGCTTCGGTGGCAGCTCCTATGACGTGGCCGTGCAGCTGGGGCTGCCCGTGGTGGCCGGGCTGAACGCCTCTTCCTGCTCCTACACCATTGCCGCCCTGCTGCGGGGCCTGCAGAGCCTGTGCCAGGCCACGCCCCTGGTGGGCGTCATCGTCAATCAGGTGGCGTCGAGCAACCACGAACGACTGGTCCGCAGCGCCCTGGAACTGCATACGGATATTCCCCTGCTCGGCTGCGTGCCACGGCAGAGCAGCCCCCTGGCCCCCAGCCGCCACCTGGGCATTGCCACCGCGCCGGAAATGGACGAAAACTATTACGAAACCTGCGCCGACCTGGTGGAGCAGCATGTGGACCTGGACGCCCTGAGCGCCATCCACCTGACCACCGCACCCCAGTGGCAGCCGGAAAATACCCCGCATGCCACCCGCCTCTGCGCCGTGGCGCGCGATGAAGCCTTCAGCTTTTACTACCAGGCCAATCTGCGGGAGCTGGAAGAGCGGGGTTTTGCCCTGCGCTTTTTCTCGCCCCTGGCCGGTGAGACGGTGCCCGAAGCCGACTGCATCTATGTGGGTGGCGGCTACCCCGAACTGCACGCCCCGCGCCTGTCAGCCCAGCATGACCTGCACCAGTGGCTGCGCCAGCACAGCGCCGCCGGACGCCCCCTGCTGGCTGAATGCGGCGGCATGATGCTGCTGACCAAAGGAATCTGGGACAGCCAGGGGCATTTCCACCCCATGGCCGGAATCTTCGACGCCTCCTGCCGCATGACCGACCGGCGCCAGGCCCTGGGCTATGTGCGGGTACAGGAACCGGCCGCCCTGGCAGGGCTGGTGGGCCATGAGTTCCACTACTCCGTTCTGGAAGACGTGCAGGAACCCAGTGCCTTTACGCTGGAAAAGGTGACCAATGGAAAACGCAGCCAGGATGGCTTCATCAGGGGCAGAACCGTGGCCGGATATGTGCACTTTCATTTTGGATCAGAGCCCTCGCTGCTGGACTGGCTGCTGGCAGGCGGCTGA
- the cbiD gene encoding cobalt-precorrin-5B (C(1))-methyltransferase CbiD: protein MRKGFTSGAAAAAAARAHARFQMGHGPITHVSITLPDKSTMELPVQCHPHGAMVIKDAGDDPDVTHGAAFWAQVALCEHDSVIHIVGGEGVGVVTRPGLQVPVGEAAINPVPRAMIEANVRAEIGTDRGATVTIRVPEGRRLAAQTFNPRLGIEGGISIIGTTGIVEPMSLQALVEAIHCEIDVQLAEGHPITLVPGKIGEKHLQAQRPAAQTILVSNAFGEALEYLRHRGVRQLTIAGHPGKLAKLAMGFYNTHSSASPQAQDFVAHVLGLTGTYNTVEEICQAHPEAFDPLATRIAERVEKDWGFARVEVLLFDMPGALLSETIGGCTPFIRPT from the coding sequence ATGCGAAAAGGATTCACCAGCGGAGCCGCCGCGGCCGCCGCAGCCAGGGCCCACGCCCGTTTCCAGATGGGCCATGGGCCCATCACCCACGTATCCATCACCCTCCCGGACAAAAGCACCATGGAGCTGCCGGTGCAGTGCCACCCCCATGGCGCCATGGTCATCAAGGACGCGGGCGATGATCCCGACGTCACCCATGGCGCGGCCTTCTGGGCGCAGGTTGCGCTGTGTGAACATGATTCGGTGATCCATATCGTCGGAGGTGAGGGCGTCGGCGTGGTCACCCGGCCCGGCCTGCAGGTTCCCGTGGGGGAAGCGGCCATCAACCCCGTTCCCCGCGCCATGATTGAAGCCAATGTGCGCGCTGAAATCGGCACCGACCGGGGCGCCACCGTGACCATCCGGGTGCCGGAAGGCAGACGCCTGGCAGCCCAGACCTTTAACCCGCGCCTGGGCATTGAAGGGGGCATTTCCATCATCGGCACCACGGGAATCGTGGAACCCATGAGCCTGCAGGCCCTGGTGGAAGCCATCCACTGCGAAATCGACGTACAGCTGGCCGAAGGCCATCCCATCACGCTGGTTCCCGGCAAGATCGGCGAGAAGCACCTGCAGGCACAGCGCCCCGCAGCACAGACTATCCTGGTCAGCAACGCCTTTGGCGAAGCCCTGGAGTACCTGCGCCACCGGGGCGTCCGGCAGCTGACCATTGCCGGACATCCCGGAAAACTGGCCAAACTGGCCATGGGCTTCTATAATACCCACTCCAGCGCCTCACCCCAGGCTCAGGATTTCGTGGCCCACGTGCTGGGGTTGACCGGCACCTATAATACGGTGGAAGAGATCTGTCAGGCCCACCCTGAAGCATTTGATCCTCTGGCAACGCGGATTGCCGAGCGGGTTGAAAAGGACTGGGGGTTTGCGAGAGTAGAGGTGCTGCTGTTTGATATGCCGGGTGCACTGTTATCAGAAACAATTGGCGGATGCACTCCGTTTATCCGCCCTACATGA
- a CDS encoding precorrin-8X methylmutase, which translates to MDKGLQIEHDSFAIIDANTDLSRFTSNEQVIARKLIHTTGDLEFAQLTSILPGAVEAGVAALRRGAPIICDVEMVRVGITTRYLQHYGNPVLCFISEPEVLERARAENLTRAETAMLYAAERYPDALYAIGNAPTALLKLLELTAAGTMQPAFVAGLPVGFVKAEESKDLLRQTTIPHVTNLGPKGGSPCAATVINGLLVVLAQGQ; encoded by the coding sequence ATGGATAAAGGCCTGCAGATAGAGCACGACAGCTTTGCCATCATCGACGCCAACACCGACCTCAGCCGCTTCACCAGCAACGAACAGGTCATCGCCCGCAAGCTCATCCATACCACCGGGGATCTGGAGTTTGCCCAGCTGACCAGCATCCTGCCCGGCGCTGTGGAGGCCGGTGTGGCGGCCCTGCGCCGTGGCGCGCCCATCATCTGCGATGTGGAAATGGTGCGCGTGGGCATCACCACCCGCTACCTGCAGCACTACGGTAATCCCGTGCTCTGCTTCATCAGCGAGCCGGAAGTGCTGGAGCGCGCCCGCGCCGAAAACCTGACCCGGGCCGAAACCGCCATGCTCTACGCCGCCGAACGCTACCCCGATGCCCTCTACGCCATCGGCAACGCCCCCACCGCCCTGCTGAAACTGCTGGAACTGACCGCTGCCGGCACCATGCAGCCCGCCTTTGTGGCGGGTTTGCCGGTGGGCTTTGTCAAGGCCGAGGAGTCAAAAGACCTGCTGCGACAGACCACCATCCCCCACGTCACCAACCTGGGCCCCAAGGGCGGCAGCCCCTGCGCGGCCACGGTTATCAATGGTTTACTGGTGGTGCTGGCGCAGGGGCAGTAG
- a CDS encoding precorrin-2 dehydrogenase/sirohydrochlorin ferrochelatase family protein — MKLVYYPFLVNINAKRLLFIGGGTVAARKINALLPMEPAIRVVAPRVCDELRALAAAQTIEVIEREGLETDLEQCDYAFLCTDNRERNAALAAHAKGLRVPVNVADDPWLCDFHLPAVHIDEDASLVVSVSTQGKSPTTARKLRDRIRDLLNRGELP; from the coding sequence GTGAAACTCGTCTACTACCCCTTTCTGGTCAATATCAACGCCAAACGCCTGCTCTTTATCGGTGGCGGCACGGTAGCGGCCCGCAAGATCAATGCCCTGCTGCCCATGGAGCCCGCCATCCGGGTCGTCGCCCCGCGCGTCTGCGATGAGCTGCGCGCCCTGGCAGCCGCCCAAACCATTGAAGTTATCGAGCGCGAAGGGCTTGAGACCGATCTGGAGCAGTGCGACTACGCCTTCTTGTGTACCGACAACCGGGAGCGCAACGCCGCCCTGGCCGCCCATGCCAAAGGGTTGCGCGTGCCGGTCAACGTAGCCGACGACCCCTGGCTGTGCGATTTCCACCTGCCTGCGGTGCATATTGACGAGGATGCCTCGCTGGTTGTCTCCGTCTCCACCCAGGGCAAAAGCCCCACCACCGCCCGCAAGCTGCGGGATCGTATCCGTGATCTGTTGAACCGGGGGGAGCTGCCATGA
- the cobJ gene encoding precorrin-3B C(17)-methyltransferase, whose product MSEGILFVAGTGPGTSDYMAPAARAAIASATYICGYKPYLEQVSHLIPPGAQVFSNGMTGEKERVEKAIEAMEQGNRVALVCGGDASLYSLASLVHELATNTDAIEVIPGITAALAASARLGAPVADDLAIISMSDLLTPWELIRKRVEAVNSGDFVCAIYNPRSKKRTTQLAHTVERFMTERGDLACGYVRHCYREGESTWTGHLSALDLEVIDMSTVVMVGSTRTRLKNGKLVTPRGYTAKYGERP is encoded by the coding sequence ATGTCTGAGGGAATACTTTTTGTGGCCGGCACCGGCCCCGGCACCAGCGACTACATGGCCCCCGCCGCCCGCGCGGCCATCGCCAGCGCCACCTATATCTGCGGCTACAAACCATACCTTGAACAGGTCTCCCACCTGATCCCTCCCGGAGCCCAGGTTTTCAGCAATGGCATGACCGGCGAAAAAGAGCGGGTGGAAAAGGCCATCGAAGCCATGGAACAGGGGAACCGCGTCGCCCTCGTCTGCGGCGGCGACGCCTCGCTCTACTCCCTGGCTTCCCTGGTCCATGAACTGGCCACCAACACCGATGCCATCGAAGTCATCCCCGGCATCACCGCCGCCCTGGCCGCTTCAGCACGCCTGGGCGCCCCCGTGGCCGACGACCTGGCCATCATCTCCATGTCCGACCTGCTCACCCCCTGGGAGCTGATCCGCAAGCGCGTCGAAGCCGTCAACAGCGGCGACTTCGTGTGCGCCATCTACAACCCCCGCAGCAAAAAACGCACCACCCAGCTGGCCCACACCGTGGAGCGCTTCATGACAGAAAGGGGCGACCTGGCCTGCGGATACGTGCGCCACTGCTACCGGGAAGGAGAAAGCACCTGGACCGGCCACCTCAGTGCACTTGACCTGGAAGTCATCGACATGAGCACCGTCGTCATGGTGGGCAGCACGCGCACCCGGCTCAAAAACGGCAAGCTGGTGACCCCTCGCGGCTACACCGCCAAATACGGGGAACGTCCATGA